tatgttaCAATATtgttatagtatctaatctcaccgccactactatttttacactaatcacaAGTAAACGCACCGTCCATTCAAACCTACCCTTAATTATATAAGCAACACATGACAAAAAATCCACGTAAACACCATCTATTGGTCGAATGTTGAGTGAAGTTGATCAAACATTGACCCACGTTGAATGGGCGTTGACCAGCATTCATCGATAaacttttaattgaattttctaaatatatatactcGAATTATTTGTAGTTTAGCGTAGCCTCAAGATCAAATCAATGATAGATGACTTCTCCTTTTCTTATTCGTAATACATGTACCTCAGTCCCAGTGAAGGTTGTCAACGATTGTGTAGACACAATTTATCATCATGCATCATGATTGCCACTACTATCCTGATTAGATGACTGTTTTACAAGCGAAACGAGCCATAAGGCAACTCCCACTATTTGAGTTTTACGAGAATTCTCAAGTTGAATCAAGGAAGCAACCAAGTATCATCCCTGGCTTGAACTAACCATCTTACAATAACTAGCACTTCACAAGGTGTCTCTCCATCGCTAGCACTTGGATGCTTTGTTCAAAGCATCAAATACACTCTGTAGAGTGATCTCCTCAACAACTACCACCTTATCTCTTGATTTAGAGCCTGAACCTATTGAAACTTGCCTTCTTTTCACCCCTAAAACCTGCCATATGGGAACAATTACAAGTATTAAGAAGAATGAAAAGGGAGACAGTGCATTGAAAAAGAGCAAAATACTTCATGGAGAAATATAATATGAAGTTTTTGGTTAACAGCGTCTAAATGACTCCAGATTTCTATGACAACCATCATCCATGACAAAAAGTTGCACTTCATATGACTATCCACTCCAGTGAAGATGCGTACATATTATTATAAGAATCAGGGATGGAAACATGGGCACATTTTCTAAAACCAGTTAATCATTcaacaaattcaatttaaagaaCATAGTGTGTGAACTATTTAGAAGTTAACTGCtatgaggaagaagaaaaggatgCATACTTTGTATAATCATATAAGCAGTAAAGATGAACATATACAGACTAATTTTCCGAGAAGAATAAAAGCTCACAGTCACAATCATCAATGGCATCCAAGTAAACATATCCTGGGTATTTGGGCAGATTCATGGATCTATATTACCTAATGTAGTTCCGGACcaatattttaatctcattcgtGGTCTAATTAGTCCAATACTTGTTTCCTCAGTGCTACAAACCTTTTTCCAAGCCAAGATATTTACACACTCTTCTCATCCTGCACTAAATGAACTGTGATGGACACAACGAATGACACATGTGACGCCTACACAAAATGAATGTAcactaaataattcaaaaactaaaagtTGCTGATCTTTCCTATCATTGATAGGATGATTACAGTGGAAGCCTAATGGAACTGGAAGTTTTAGGTGAAACCCTTGAATTCAGGGATGCAAGCAATATAGCAGGCAAATGCTCCTAGAACAGTAAGCAGATTTTGGTATTAAGCCAATAGAACTTTTTTCTCAGGGAATAGTTCTTTCTCCCTGATATTTTAGCAATAGGAAACTTAGAGAAGGAGGCTGAGTGATTTCTAATTGGGTAGGTACAATTCAAGGTTTCCTAATAAATTGgttcattttcttaaaataagaATTCAATCTCACCAAATTATGACTATAGCAATGTAATGTTAGCTACCTAGTTGGAAAATGAGTTTCATATTTGGAGTCAATAGaggagataaaaaaaaagttacaaatttatattgatatttaaCAAGATATTCATGCAAAGAAACCGAACTGAATTcctggaaaaaaaatcaatgaagcAAAAAACTTgaggaaaaaaagaagcaaagaacAGACCGAGCTGATATAATCAAGGAGTGCAGCGTTAGCTTCACCATCTTTGGCAGGCGCATCAATCTGGACCCCTACAGAGTCGTCGCTGAAATCTGGGCTGACCCCaaagttttaaagaaaagaaaagaaaaaacccatTAAGGTAAAGAATAGGGATCGTGAATGATAACAAACTTAAGGATGTTCAATAGAAAATAGTggggaaaaagagagagagtaGCGGACCGGTGATGGAGGAAGATTTCGCGCCGGGTTTGGCGTGGATGGTGATGGCAACAGACGAAGGAGGAACCGAGCGGATTGAAGATGGGAACTTGGAGTCATTTTCAGAGGGCTGCGATGATTCAGCTTTCTGGGTTTTGGCTTTTCCCTTCTTTGCTGGAGCCATTGATCTTTTCCTTCAATTCGAGAATAAAGCCATAGATCATAAGCACCAAGGGAAGCAAAGGAGAAGAACGGGTCTCCTCCAACCAAACGGGTGGGTTTGGCGGATTCGGATCGAATTATCTTtggatttgttttattttgggttgGGAGCACACCTGTTGATGGGCTGAGGCTTTTTGTAtgaattattttggattttatttgatttgggtcaaatagttttgaaattttgtaataattaattttttttaatttttcaaggtATCTATCGGATCGAGCtcagtaattaatttttcacattttgtaGACTCATTAAGAGGGTAGGTTCTGGTCACGAGTTTTGAAGTTGCTCTATATCCAAAAGggtataataatttaatgtttcCATTGAGTATTAGCTTATTATATTAGTAatttatccctttttattttaatttaattataatgattaattatattttaaataataaaaaataaatttataaatataaaaattaacatatatttaattaaatataaaagtatataataatttaaaatttcctattgaatattaatatattgtattcataatttattcCATAAGGCCAAACCTTGAGT
The sequence above is a segment of the Gossypium raimondii isolate GPD5lz chromosome 4, ASM2569854v1, whole genome shotgun sequence genome. Coding sequences within it:
- the LOC105780697 gene encoding uncharacterized protein LOC105780697; translation: MAPAKKGKAKTQKAESSQPSENDSKFPSSIRSVPPSSVAITIHAKPGAKSSSITDFSDDSVGVQIDAPAKDGEANAALLDYISSVLGVKRRQVSIGSGSKSRDKVVVVEEITLQSVFDALNKASKC